Part of the Salarias fasciatus chromosome 23 unlocalized genomic scaffold, fSalaFa1.1 super_scaffold_20, whole genome shotgun sequence genome, TTTGTaaccatgttgagcaagaagtcATTTGATGAGAAGCGGATTTATATCATtagatctgataggaggctTCTGCCAcatgtcaggatgtggttgtgtttccatgacagaattagagatgtcctctcagattaaagcagtctgatttgAAAACTGATATTCACAACACATAAACacgtttgtgtttcttcactcTTTATGTtctcaaacaggatttcaatcagtaaattccaatcaggctggatcaattAGTGAAACCTTTATACAGCTGGAAGATCCAAAAGCTCACAGCTTAAAGGAGCATAGCgaagttttaaatattaaattatcaattattcacacccacacactttcacctttgcctgatgggcagcaagagctatttctgcaagatcgcagttcaccatgttgagcaagaagaGATTTCCTGAGAAATGAACTTGTATAATtagatctgataggaggctgctgtcacatgtcaggatgtggttgtgtttcctctcagatgATTTATCTCAGTGTgtcttctgcaggctgaagacTGATGTTCACAACAcctaaacatgtttgtgtttcttcattctttaaGTTCTCAAACAGCATTTCAATCCAATAAGGCTGGATCAACAAATTAAAACCTTTATACAGCTGGAAAATCCAAAAGCTCACAGCTTAATGCAGAAACACACTACAGGATGGATTTTGTCCTGATCGCTGATGACAAAGTCGGCAAAGACCCGattgatggatgtgtggaaacAACGTGGTGTCTGATGGTCCTGTGTTCCgaaaatatattcactatatatgtcAGATCAGCCTCCATCACATCGGAAACTGGAATGCGGCCTGTTCACCATTTTTGGAATTCCTCatctcaaaaagaaaatcaaatggTGGAAAGGACAGACGgccttcttcctgtttcacctgcGAGCAGTGTAGCTGGGCTGCTGCTTGTCATTACTGCCTCATCTTTGGGATTCTTTCTAGCTGAAACTCTGCCGTAATTCACAGGTTTTTAGTTGTAACTTGGTCAGGACAGACACGAGCTTCACCTGTGCACACCAAACTATTTTTCAGGGTTTGAATTCACTTGcgagcttagcattagcatcagtgaTGCTAATGCTCCATATCTCATGAAGCGGCTTCAGGACAAAATccatcctgcagtgtttctgcattAAAGGTGTTTGCTCGTTTTAtacgaaacaccgacccctgcaggcatcgggcgtaactgcagcttggtgaaacgctcgtgtctgtggcttgcgcccatgtatgtgcacagaagagggggactccttcctcgctcttttagtagcgctcgagtaaaatttaagtttcttctgcctggtggggtctgtgctggagctgtggcagtgctagaagccggtcttttcttactttctcgaagctccatcctcacacagctcagttgttgctgctaagcatcaggcggagtaatggtggacaaaacgaaacttaaggatatcaggccagcgggagcgtgcattacgtcaggctcagagcgattcgtaccagaatcactcatattgctgtgccttcagtgccctgcacaggaaaataggagtgactgcgatcttgcagaaataggtcttgctgcccatcaggcaaaggtgaaaatgtgtgtgggtgtgaataattgataatttaatatttaaaacttcGCTATGCTCCTTTAAGCTGTGAGCTTTTGGATCTTCCAGCTGTATAAAGGTTTCACTaattgatccagcctgattggaatttactgattgaaatcctgtttgagaACATAAAgagtgaagaaacacaaacgtGTTTATGTGTTGTGAATATCAGTTTTcaaatcagactgctttaatctgagagaacatctctaattctgtcatggaaacaaaaccacatcctgacatatgacagcagcctcctatcagatctaATGATATAAATCCGCTTCTCATCAAATgacttcttgctcaacatggttACAAATGTTTCGCAACCTGGACAAATATCCAGAGACAGAGGTGATCAGACTCAGAGAGATGTGGTCGACCTggaacatggagctgaagctgctgctgctgctgctgtggagctcaggtaggactctgctgctcactgctgcttctctctgctgggaattctCCTCCGTCTGGGAGTTTCAGTGCTGCACACACTGGAAAGAAGACATTAGTgtggtcctgaaagctgcttcatggatCATCCTGATGGCTCTTTTCTGCAGTGAGGACTTGGAGCTGTTGCTCCAAACTTCCAGGCAGTCGTTCCAGTACGACAGTATCAGTGAACAATATCTCATCTGGAGAGCTTTGCTGTTTAGGAAggattctgctttgctgaggacTGAAAGACTTGTGGATATTTTGGATTCAGCGTGTTTGATGTGAGGTTTCCAAGGAACTTGATTTCTGGAACTCTCTCCACTTCTACACCTTCTGGCAGAACTTTAGAGTCTCTATATTGCCCTCATGACTTCCAAACAACATACATTGACTGAgagtttgtttgaatcaaaacactttttgaatgtgttcagttctgagttgatttcctctgagagctgctctgaatTCTCCCCTTGGACAGAAATCTTTATTTCATCAGAAATCAAGataaattttagttttttacAGATTTTACATCCTTCATGACAGTTTTTCTCAGTGGCTTTGGAGCATTTCTCTCAtgactttttccttttgctcaACAGTCGGTTCAGCCTcctcaacattcagtcatttgttctcatcatAGCAGCAGTTTCTTGTTTGATAACGTGATCGTTTGGTCATGTCCTGtcagtccagatgaactctACTTGTGATGCTGAATTGTCCTTCTCTTCTTGTTGAAGCTTCGAGCCAGGAGAGCGTGGCAGAGTTCTCCTTGTATTTTCTGAACTGAAGAGCTCcagttccacacacacactttggctGGACTGGCATGTTTACTGCAGGGAGCTTGAACGACACATGTGCACTTCTGTGGTGAAGCCCAGGGCAGTATGGGTAATGAAGTCTGTGCAGGATGGGGGAGTAAACGTGCGCTCTGCTCTGTAAaggctgatgtgctctgataaGCGGCTGTTTGAAGGATTCAAAGAGATGGGCTGGTGAGCGTACCGCTACGTTGTTGGAGCTTCGAGAAGTGCCAGCACGCTCAGTGGACATTTTTAGAAGTCCTGGAACTCTGTACCAGAGCGTACCGGACCATTGTAACCACTGAGTAGCTGTCAACATCTGTCAAGCtcattttagacatttttaatctgtttgtcctgaaaatgtctgctaaattgaaaaaaatattttcaggtGATCTTTTGAGGAATGAACTATCCGTTTTGAGCAAGTGACATGTGGCAAGTGACAAGTGACAGCAGGTTTTCTAGTcgatttgacttttttttttaaagtgcatcaGCGTTCCATCATTATTCTGACATTTCCAACACAATGTATTATTCATAAGGTTTAATCTATTCAGTCTCACAGGAGTCCAGTAATATCTTTGTATTGTCTTATATTGTGTAAATTTGCCTTTACATTCCCTCAAAAGTTTTCCACATTGTGAAATTCTTTTCATCCCTTCCTCATTCTCAAAAACAACCCCAATGTCCTTTTCCCACAAGATCTTCAGATGTTTCAGCTCAGTACTGAGTGCAGAGTTCATTCTCCTGTAGAGTATTGATGCTCCATGATGGTGAGGTGGCAGAACCAAATCCTCCAGAACATGGTTCTCCTCTGTTTTCCAGTCTGGTGATCTGACACAATTCCTTATCTGTACATATTTCCAAAAATGTTCCCATCCCCTTAGATTATATTTACTGAGTAGATCGTTGTAGGACATGAACTCTTCACCATCATACAGACGATCCAGTCTACATACTCCATGGCTGTGCCAACTCTTCCAGTACACTGCTCTTTCACCAACACATATTGCACTATTGTGCCACAGGGATGAGTATGGCTGCTTACAATGAAATAATATAAGTATTTTGTGTATCTTCATCCAAATTTCCTTTGAATGTAACATGATAGGGTTAAAAATGTTACCTGGATTTTGAGAGAGGGCTTCTATGGGTGTTAAAGGGAGGGATAAAGATTTTCTCTATAGCAGCCCAGTCTAAATTATATTGCCCAGTCCAATGTACGGCGAGTTTTGCCATCTCAAAGGAGATGTAGTGCAATCTTGGGCCAGCCCTCCCTTGTCCCTGGGTAAACACAGATTGGCCTGCTTGATCCAGGGCCTTTTGCCTTCTCCAAGAAACTCCTTGATCAGTGTgttatatttattaaaaatggaGGGGGCACTGTAACTGGCAGCATCATAAGAGAATAATTAAACTGAGGTGAGACCACCATTTTAATTACATTGACTCTTCCCCACAATGTCAACCTTATTTTATTCCACTTGTCCAAATTAATTTTCATTGGTTGTAAAACtggattaaaagtttaaatgtgacatttcttccaccTCCCTGCATATTTTAATTCCTAAATATGTCAATCCCTTTGGTATCCACTTGAAGccaaatgttttaattgtatctGCGCTGCTAATCGCAGATATTGACATTGCTTCAGACTTTGTCCAGTTAATTTTATATCCTGATAAATTAGAATAACATTATATTGTATCCATCAAGTGAGGTGTTGAATGATTTGGGTCTTTTGGCAGGACCAGTATGTCGTCCGCATAAAGCAGCAATTTGTGTTGTTGGCCACCTCCCTCAATGCCCCTTACGTCTGCATTTCCTCTTATGATGACAGCCAGTGGTTccaatgaaatgttcaacagCAGCGGTGAAAGAGGGCAGCCCTGTCTCCTGGCTCTTTTAAGGTTAAAGAAGGGCGACATAACACCATTAGTAATCACCGATTCCTTGGGACTATTATACAACATTTTAACCCATGTGATCAAAGAAGATGAAAACCCAAAATGTGACAGGGCTGTGAATAAAAAATCTCACTGCACACGATCGAAAGCCTTCTCTGCATCAAGGGAGAGGGCAGTAGCAGGACTACAGTTCTCTCTATTCAGACTTGCAAGATGTAATAATCTTCTCATATTGTCCGTTGATGATCTATTCTTCATAAATCCAACTTGATCTGTATGAATTATGTCTGGCAGAACATTCTCTAAACGAGCTGCTAAAATTTTGGTCAGGATTTTACAGTCTACATGAAGTAAACTTATAGGCCGATAATGAAAGGGTTGTAATGGGTCTCTGTCCTTTTTTGGAATGAGTGTTATTAAAGCCTCATCGAAAGTTGATGGAAGAGATCGTAGAAGAAATGCGTCATTGTAAACATCTTCTAGAACTGGAGCTGGGACATCCATAAATTGTTTATAATATTCTATAGGAAACCCATCAAATCCAGGAGATTTTCCGTTCTTCATGCCTGATATAGATCGAcgtatttctgtatttctgagTATAAAGTGCCTCATAGTATTTTTGTAGTAATTCATTAACTTGTTTAGTATCAGTCACTATTACATTCCCTTTTTTAATTGCCGGTATTAAATTACAGGAGTTATGTTGCTTTTACTGTTTGGCCATGAGCttgcctgtttttttcccccttcctcaTAAAAGGTCGTCCCTAACCTGAACAGGGCATATTCTacttttttaattgtaaatttCTTGAAGTTCAAATTTAAGTTTGCAAATATTTTGATATGACTAGTTTGAGAAATTATCTGCTAGTTCTTTTTCATTTGTCCTCATTTTAGTTTCCAATTCCTTGATACGATTCATTTCCTCCCTTTTTCTTTTAGATGCTCATGCTATGATTTTCCCCCGAATATAAGCTTTAGACACTTCCCATTCTGTTGATCTCCTGTCTGTGCTGCctgcttttaattaaaaaaatgactgcaattCTTCTTTTAACAGCAAACTATGAGCCTCATTAGATAGTAGTGATGTATTCAGTTTCCATCAACCTCTTCTCCACTGCGGCTCTCAATACCTTCTCTCGGGCGGACTGCCTTAGGAAGTGGATCAGTACGGGTCTGGCTGGCTGGTCCTCATTCGGCGTCGGGGCTGGTGTTTGGTGCATTCTTTCAATTTCAAACTCTGCGTCGGGAACTATCCCCAGACCTTTGCTCAGAACTTTGTTGACACATTCTTTCAAAGTGCCATCAGCCCCGTCTTTCTCCGCCAGTCCGACTAACCTCACGTTGTTTCGTTTGCTGTGATTCTCAAGCGCCCACAACATGTCTATCTTTTTCCTCATGGATGTTGTGTTTGTCACCAGGCCCTCGGTCATGTCTTCCAGGTCGGAAATTcgcccctccgcctcctccatcgTACCTGTAGACTGCTGACCCTTTCAGCTCAGTGGTGGTTTCGTTGATCATCAGAACATCAGCGGCTACTTCTGTCAACTTGGCACTCACTTTggttatttcagaaaaaaaactttttccatACTTATGTTCTGCTCAGCCACGTTGTTCTCATTAGCGGCTAGCTTGTTTCGAGTAGCCATGCGGGTCGTCTCCTTGAAATACTTCGATGTTGTTGACATCTTGTACTGCCAGAAGGGTAATCCAGGTGTTAAATGTTTTGGGGATCAATTCACTAAATATTTTTCTCAAGACAGGTAGATAAATAAAGGTTTTAGGCcagtacacactacaggattttttcaatttttcccgattcagagaccacacattagaagacaacagaggacagattgCACCCGATCTTCCTGTCCTGATCTTCTAGCGTgtggtgtcgctctggagcagaacacacactagcagattcttcatcagagaatcggctcctcactcttccagaTCTCGCGTAGTCCAACGTGACTTTTTGCGGTTTGCCTTCattgctgtgtttacattcatctccacttttaataataagcggagaactcattcattccctcagttcattcatttacaTCAGTATCACTCCTTCAGCgcagaccccccacccccccacccccaccccacccccaccccacccactgTTGGGACCTTGTCACGAAATTTTAATGttacagtacagaagagggaaacatattTTGAGAtaattttcttataatttatCCTCCACATTTCATGATAATTCAGcttatgttcatgtttttttttttttttaactttggacTCCAGAATGGAGCAGTATAGAAATAAGTTATTAGTAGCAGTCTGTGACAAAAAAGgtactttttttaatcaccaaatatcttaaatcattctttttgtccccagattggatggtttaaaccagaataaaaacatgttgaagtttGATTCGGAAAAGTTTCATGATACATCCGCTCTGTCTGCTCTGACGGCACGagtcagtggaaagtttttttttaattccgcATTCTTCCGTGATTGTTAATAATTGAgataaattaaaacattggccttattgcaggactggcagagatgcagatgaacgtattagatcggagtttgggtctgaatggaggaaatgcAGTACATCCAGGAGTGATGAGGATTAACCACTGCACTActgagttctgacttttctcttttactgtcatatagtgaatatatttcacagacatatattcatgtctccatctctgacagctgagaagggtttttttttttcaagcagcgGCACCTGAAGACAGAGCTGTTCAACCAAGGGAGCTCTATTCcaagggtgtggacaggtctaaccggagctgatcagctcctccCAGAgtgcaccacacaccacaggatttgcgatcaaaaatattaaacatgttcattatctacgatctcctcttccgacgcctcccgagtgGCTCCGACTAGAAAAGATCTCTCGGAACACATCGTACACtacaggaagatcagacccaaactcatttgcatactcccgacagtctgaccctgtcggcttcagtcgggaggagaagatcgagacaaaattcggcccgatcatcctgtagtgtgtgctggcctgtAATCCATTAAATAGGTAGTGGTCTGAGCTCCTCCACAGCGCAGCCATCTTGCCCGGTGTACCCACGTGACTCTCCATCATTGATTTTACTTTTTGTACTAATTGTTTTGAGGAATGCATTAACTGTTGTGCAAAAGTGAAAAGTGATTTGAGGAATGAACCAAATTATTGAATTAGACTGTCATGTATCGAATGAAGAGTTTTGTCTCAATACTGACCCCGGTGGACACCACAAGCATTTACCTAGCAAGAAGACTGACAATCTCTCATTTTGAGAAGTTGTTGTCGGTTGTTTGAGTaagttttcctccagtgtgaagCCACACCCCTGATATCAGAACTCAAGTTTATTGattaatatttcatgatttattgtgtaaaatgctttttcagATCAATGAACTCTGGAACTGCTTCATTCTTTtgtctgtggagctgctgattcTCTCCATGAACTCTGTTAATGCAGCGATGTGGATCTCTGTGATCTGAATCCATGTTGACTTTCAGGCAGCCGTTTGTGTTGGTCAATAGATTCATCCAATGAAAACTTTTTCTATGGAGTTGGAAAACTTGGGGAGTAAAGAAACAGGCCGGTAATTATTGATCTGGTGTCCAGTGGAATgacttcagctgttttcatttcttttgggaATTCACCAGTTTGCAGTGACAGATAGCTGATCGTCATATTGCTACCATCccagtcaaaagaaaaaccctAAACCAGCACAAAACTAACCTGCTGCGACTCCAAAACCTGCCTGAACCACATCATAGTTTTCAGACGTATTCCCAGATTTAGTTTCTCtggtcccgtttacacaacagcgtttcaagtggaaacaaatCGATCctgagtttttgttttggaaaagttttccattcatcaaaacaaaacttttgttgagttttggcccagtctggatgctcttgacctgagctggactcttcatacgttcagctcatcttcagatcaaacatgtttcattGGAATGTTGACTCTGATCTCAAGCTgcatgattagaagtgagaaTCACTAAAACCTAATGAATACTGAACTCTCTCAATGTTTCCCCACAGGAGTCCGTCTTGAAGacagaaaccatccagctggtaaagaaagtcctcaaagatgaagaaagacagTGAGTCTTTAttcttgctgactttgtgctctttgctcagaggctgatgATGAGTTCAGGctggtgggaggaagctctggctgttcaggtggagtGGAGCTGAAACACCTCGGAGAATGGAGACCAGTGGACGATGACGACTGGAACCTGAAGTTATCAAATGCAGTCTGTGAACACctggactgtggctctgctgtttccatgaaaCCAACATCTGAGTCATCATACAGATCTGCGTGGAGTTTTGAATATGAATGTTTCAAGTCTCTGTCAGATTGGAAGAATTGCTTCTGGCCCTCTTATGCTTCCTCTTTCTATCTCACATGCTCAGGTAAGACCAATGAGGTTTCATTAACTGCATGTTCTTAACATggtgagttcagacagaaagcttTCAACATGACATCGCAATTGATCAAGCATTGAAGattcaaggtttttattttccatttgttcaCATAAACCATTTCTGGTTGTCGGTACAATGTTTTTGAGGTTGTCGCTGCAGTGTTTGTGATGGGGTTGTAGGTACAGTGACCTCCTGTCACTGCACttatacacatgcacacagacaaaaTAATGGTTCCGTTTCAGTTGTCatcagtttcactgtcagggaaaaactgttgtgaaaacatgctttgtgtgttctgatcctgtcttctctcctgTGTTTGAGAGAGTAGCCTCAGTGTTTGTGGTTGTAGGTACAATGTTTTCTGAGGTTGCAGCAGCCATGTGATGGGGTTGTAGGTACAgtgacctcctgtcctgtgttcagactcggtgcggctgctgaatggatccagtcgttgttcaggcagactgcaggtgaagacgaacccgtctgaccagacctggtcctcagtgtgtgaagcagacctggacctgcaggatgcacaggtggtgtgtcgggagctgggctgtgggactccttcagtcctgcagggggcgctctatggagacgtgcagactcccaggtggagcccagagttccagtgtggaggccatgagtctgctctgctggactgtagaagctcaggctcagctagaagcagctgttcacctggtaaagctgctggactcacctgctcaggtagaagaggagctgcagctttcacttctcttctcttcacactcacttcatcctctcactcttctctctctgctctgggttcaggtgaggagttcagcttggtggaaggagccagtcgctgtgcaggaagtctggagctgaaacatcTTGGTGACCAGAGACCTGTGGTGGGCCGTCTATTcaccctgaagacagcagctctcatctgtgaacatctgaactgtggctctgctgtctcTATACAACCAACAAATGTGTCAGATCAATCTATGTGGAGAATCTTCCCAGAATGTGTTCAATCTCAatctgatctgtggaactgtgtgGGATCATACCGCTTCTCTCGCACCgtgaaactcacctgctcaggtatgttttaTTGACTATAAAAAACCGaatatttttttcctggttttacagcagatttattttctgctgctAAATAATTACTTGGTAAAGCAACCCTTGCTTCACTTTTGGAAAAAATTAACGTGTTTACATATGTCAAAGAATCTGGATCGCTTTAGAATGGAAGTTTAAGATGCATGTTAATTtctttattataaaactgaacatATGATTAATGATATTAATGGACACCTGACAGATCAAATTACAAATGggaaacactacattaatctagtttattgaaatgttgtttGGTAATGTGAGAAAAGACACCAGTTGATTTTTTGTATCTAACTGTAGCTAACATTTCAATAACGGTCTTTACTTCCATTTAGTTTAAAAGCTGtctgaatgatcagggctctctatggctgtatctctgtcacatAAAATGACGCACTTCACACCAAtacggttccttctttctgtaaaAAAACTCTATGCTCTGGTCAGCTccctggactctggaggaggaaaaatcAGCCGAAAGGGTGAATTATAGCCACAGAAACAGGCATAATTTTATCAGTAATGGTgtaaaaggagtaggaagaagaaaacttatttaatcctgcCCCTTCACAACCCCTTGGCAACACTACATGGCAGCAGTGCACACGCAACGGCTCCTCTCTGTCCCGATCGTGTTTTTTGTGCTTGAAACCAGTGTGTATCTGCTCGTCCTCGTGTCTTCCCATCCCAAGGCCAACTTACTCCCTTAAGCTTGTGCTCGACATCCGCAGAATCGTATTCAGCAACACACTTAAGCCAGAAATTCCAACGGACGTGCAAAAGCTCCGCTCCTATGGTCCACTCCGGAGGCCTGCTCAACCTCTGACCCTCACCCTTGCGGTGAGCCCACAGTGGAAGCGCCACAGGCGGaataatacccctttcccactgcaacaaGCGAGTCGACCCGTGTTTTTGACCCGCTAATGATCGCCTTTTAGACGCCTTttccactgcctgcagacccggatctagccacctgctggagagtcgcgtcgctgcgtttttcCGCGCTGATGgcgtcccacgttga contains:
- the LOC115383615 gene encoding scavenger receptor cysteine-rich domain-containing protein SCART1-like: MRVVSLKYFDVVDILYCQKEADDEFRLVGGSSGCSGGVELKHLGEWRPVDDDDWNLKLSNAVYSVRLLNGSSRCSGRLQVKTNPSDQTWSSVCEADLDLQDAQVVCRELGCGTPSVLQGALYGDVQTPRWSPEFQCGGHESALLDCRSSGSARSSCSPGKAAGLTCSAPFRLVGGASRCAGSLELKYLGEQRPVMEYLFTLKTAALICEHLNCGSAVSIQPKNVSRKSIWRIHPGCFQSQSDLWNCVSPWSSSRILKLTCSDSVRLLNGSSRCWADENL